From a region of the Tateyamaria omphalii genome:
- a CDS encoding efflux RND transporter periplasmic adaptor subunit, translated as MPNDRAKDISKPPLWKRALRRVATLTATASVIAIAAGAVWIGSATLATRAAAVDAPPPAPITTVAAMRVSPTDAMTVTRAFHGQVEAAQSVSLGFEQSGRLNVLTVDEGDRVEAGQVLAQLDTRILMAERARLVASRDALEAQAELSRRTTDRQKELRNRGFASDQAVDNTALNLAALQAQMAEVDAAITQVEVQLSQTELLAPFDGVVGARHVDPGAILSVGAPVLDIREDTAPLFRVGIDPKLAATVREKTATITLDGIHYDARFVGFRADLDAQTRTRTALFEVDTRDPVYLSSGTLTLQGQLDQTGYAVPLRALRNGVRGLWTVMVLTPEDGALFTAQAAAVEVLQVEGDTAFVRGTLQGDAMIVPDGTHRLVPGDRVLVTGAE; from the coding sequence ATGCCAAACGACCGCGCCAAGGATATATCAAAGCCGCCCCTTTGGAAGCGTGCCTTGCGCAGAGTTGCAACCCTCACCGCTACGGCATCGGTCATCGCCATCGCTGCCGGTGCCGTCTGGATCGGCAGCGCCACCTTGGCCACGCGCGCCGCCGCTGTCGACGCCCCGCCACCGGCCCCCATCACAACCGTGGCCGCGATGCGCGTGAGCCCGACAGACGCCATGACAGTCACGCGCGCGTTCCACGGACAGGTCGAGGCCGCGCAGAGCGTTTCGCTGGGGTTCGAGCAGAGCGGTCGCCTCAACGTCCTGACCGTGGACGAAGGCGACCGCGTCGAGGCGGGGCAAGTCCTCGCCCAACTCGACACCCGCATCCTGATGGCCGAGCGGGCGCGGCTGGTGGCATCACGCGACGCGCTTGAGGCGCAGGCCGAACTGTCGCGCCGCACCACCGACCGGCAGAAAGAACTGCGCAACCGCGGTTTCGCCTCGGACCAGGCCGTGGACAACACCGCGCTGAACCTTGCTGCCTTGCAGGCCCAGATGGCCGAGGTGGACGCCGCCATAACGCAGGTCGAAGTGCAACTCAGCCAGACTGAACTGCTGGCGCCCTTCGACGGCGTCGTCGGCGCGCGGCACGTGGACCCCGGCGCGATCCTGTCCGTGGGCGCACCCGTGCTCGACATCCGCGAAGACACCGCACCCCTCTTCCGCGTCGGCATCGACCCGAAGCTGGCGGCAACCGTGCGCGAGAAAACCGCCACAATCACATTGGACGGCATCCATTACGACGCCCGCTTCGTCGGCTTCCGCGCCGACCTCGACGCCCAGACCCGCACCCGCACCGCGTTGTTCGAAGTGGACACGCGCGACCCCGTCTACCTCTCCTCCGGCACTCTGACGCTGCAAGGGCAGCTGGATCAAACCGGATACGCCGTGCCCCTGCGCGCCCTCCGGAACGGGGTGCGCGGGCTCTGGACCGTGATGGTGCTGACACCCGAGGACGGCGCGCTTTTCACCGCCCAGGCCGCCGCCGTCGAGGTGCTGCAGGTCGAGGGCGACACGGCCTTTGTCCGTGGCACCCTGCAAGGCGACGCGATGATCGTGCCTGACGGCACCCACCGCCTTGTCCCCGGCGACCGGGTCCTCGTGACCGGAGCGGAGTGA
- a CDS encoding TetR/AcrR family transcriptional regulator, whose protein sequence is MRQKKLEQASENAPRTQYHHGDLRAHLVETVRILVEEKGADGFSISEAARRAGVSSAAPYKHFGDRAEIVREVAMAGIGRMRDQMDDAAKDASGDPLAPITALGLCYVDFARTEPGVFRLMFGLTKTHSDDAELQAQGEACFDIVKREVAQIMPDGTPLAEIDRRSLMLHMFVHGHAFLEIDGKHDVDLTAEQETMLMADIARRVLRD, encoded by the coding sequence ATGAGGCAAAAAAAGTTGGAGCAGGCATCGGAAAACGCCCCCCGAACCCAGTATCACCACGGTGATCTGCGCGCGCATCTTGTTGAAACCGTGCGCATTTTGGTCGAGGAGAAAGGCGCCGATGGGTTTTCGATTTCCGAGGCCGCGCGCCGCGCTGGCGTCAGCTCTGCCGCCCCATACAAGCATTTCGGAGATCGGGCCGAGATCGTGCGCGAGGTCGCGATGGCGGGAATCGGTCGTATGCGTGACCAGATGGATGACGCGGCCAAGGATGCATCCGGCGATCCGCTTGCGCCCATCACCGCGCTTGGTCTGTGCTATGTCGATTTCGCACGGACCGAACCGGGCGTGTTTCGGCTGATGTTCGGCTTGACCAAGACCCATAGCGATGATGCCGAGTTGCAGGCCCAAGGCGAGGCCTGTTTCGATATCGTCAAACGCGAGGTTGCTCAGATCATGCCGGACGGGACGCCGCTGGCGGAGATCGACCGGCGCAGCCTGATGCTGCATATGTTCGTACACGGCCATGCGTTTCTGGAAATTGACGGCAAGCATGATGTGGACCTGACCGCAGAGCAGGAGACCATGCTGATGGCCGACATCGCGCGCCGGGTCTTGCGCGACTAG